A stretch of DNA from Flavobacteriaceae bacterium MAR_2009_75:
TACAGCCAAGACTCCGCTTTAATCTTACTATCAAAAAAGACTTGTACCGTCATTTCTTTCTTGACACCAACATCACACCAAGAATAACGATTACCATTCCGAAAACCTGCAGGTAGGTTATTCGTTCATCTAAAAAGAAAAACGCCAAAACTATTGTGGATACAGGGCCGAGACTTCCGAATATTGAAAATGTGGACGCACCCAATCTATTTATTGCCTCTGAGACTAGAAATGAAGGCAAAAGAGTTGAAAATAGTGCCATGGCCAATCCCAAATAATACACCTCTTCAGGATAGTGAAACAAGTCTCCATCAGAGACTATAAAGTAGTGAAGTAGCACACATACGGTCGAAACCATCATGGCAAACGAAGTGAAGCGAAGCACCCCGAATTTGGGAATCAACCATCCGCTACCCACCAAATACGCGGCATAGGTCAAGGCGTTTAAAAAAATCAGAAAGCCGCCCAAATAAACAGTTTCGCCAGAAAGCCCGATTTCGTCCCAAAAAGTAACCAATACACCTAAGTAAGTAATAAGAATGGCCAAAAACTGATTTCGAGTGAGTTTCTTTTTAAAGAAAATAAAGGAAAGCAACACAACTATCGTGGGGTATATAAAAAGAATAATTCGCTCTAAACCAGCTTTTATGTATTGCAGACCCATAAAATCGAACAGACTTGCTAAATAATAGCCTAAAAACCCAAATATAATGAGCCACAAATAATCTTTGAGACTGGCTTTTTCAGATGACTTTGGTTTTGTGAACAAAGCTATTAGAGCATAGAAGGGCAATGCAAACAGCATGCGAAATAACAGTAAGGTCAAATAATCGACATTATAGGTAT
This window harbors:
- a CDS encoding EamA domain-containing membrane protein RarD — encoded protein: MFQNTSTKGIGVVFAILGVILFSAKAVMVKLAYTYNVDYLTLLLFRMLFALPFYALIALFTKPKSSEKASLKDYLWLIIFGFLGYYLASLFDFMGLQYIKAGLERIILFIYPTIVVLLSFIFFKKKLTRNQFLAILITYLGVLVTFWDEIGLSGETVYLGGFLIFLNALTYAAYLVGSGWLIPKFGVLRFTSFAMMVSTVCVLLHYFIVSDGDLFHYPEEVYYLGLAMALFSTLLPSFLVSEAINRLGASTFSIFGSLGPVSTIVLAFFFLDERITYLQVFGMVIVILGVMLVSRKK